In one window of Nicotiana tabacum cultivar K326 chromosome 12, ASM71507v2, whole genome shotgun sequence DNA:
- the LOC107786983 gene encoding uncharacterized protein LOC107786983 isoform X2 — MHDQGAVQPPTEKVHQIIARTALFVSKHGGQSEIVLRVKQGDNPTFGFLMPDHDLHAYFRFLVDHPELLQSGSDVKAQNEGGKDSNEQKEHDGRGGALSLLGSVYESGEDEELANGDDPGSKVTSATLDTLSATNVSSPLERADGSKEFEKDEKEKNERVSTNSFRSIKDKEKAAALKKNNLINASKSGIRTSMQKEDDGGSSAASRKTKAEVSGLGAVSKTGPLVEPPSDLKKLINKIVEFILKNGKQFESTLMEQDSKHGRFPFLLPTNQYHPYYLKILQKAQESKVHGSEKRALKESDSPSRSAGYDLPYVSDKKEKFKMVIGKSKKEMQDSLTKTSEQEVGVNVDAAAAAAILHAATRGIKNPNLNIISGSSKNGDSQGHSSEGGQASSFLNVPPFSQRSDQRMKNSVSIPKAKEIAKSAAAEAASEADSSEAHLSKEQKLKAERLRRAKMFVALIKGGAAPVKRDSSHGGSVEPQESALSGSGTEVNAATREREGSAAPSELTALGREGSAALSELTALEREGSAAPLINNASNENEKSEIKHNAEENERRSRRKYRSRSDRPEEEDEEEEGEEEQRSRKKHRSSREDEEEESGDVRDDRRSKKKKHSRRHRHKDGGNAYEDEDDEDKRSRKKHRRRHSSPEYDSDEDDKRSRKKHRRRHSSPEYDSDEDDKRSRKKHRRRHSSPEYDDDDDDERRDAERHHKHGRKKHSSHRPSRENKKDDYEEDYNHSKKKDRSHRTSHRSRDRRKHMIKHSSDDESEHEHKRPNSSDNEKQHYGRADKIVKGTKEREELAKEREELEEGEIGTKVSDQSRGSLRGSVSREASVDVSSSHQRAASQHSESTEISDDLRAKIRAMLMATRK; from the exons ATGCATGACCAAGGGGCAGTgcag CCACCAACGGAAAAGGTACATCAGATAATTGCAAGGACTGCACTGTTTGTGAGCAAACATGGTGGGCAGTCAGAAATTGTTCTGAGGGTAAAGCAGGGAGACAATCCAACATTTGGGTTCTTAATGCCTGACCACGATCTTCATGCATACTTTAGGTTTCTTGTTGATCACCCTGAACTTTTACAATCTGGTAGTGATGTGAAAGCTCAAAATGAAGGAGGAAAGGATTCCAATGAGCAGAAGGAACATGATGGTCGTGGTGGTGCTTTATCTTTGCTTGGTTCTGTATATGAGTCCGGAGAGGACGAGGAGCTTGCGAATGGGGATGATCCTGGATCCAAAGTTACCAGTGCAACACTTGATACCTTGAGTGCCACAAATGTTTCCAGTCCTCTTGAAAGGGCTGATGGTTCCAAGGAATTTGAAAAAGATGAGAAAGAAAAAAACGAGAGAGTTTCTACAAATTCATTTCGTTCTATTAAAGATAAAGAAAAGGCTGCTGCACTGAAAAAGAATAATTTGATTAATGCTTCCAAAAGCGGAATTAGAACTAGCATGCAGAAGGAAGATGACGGTGGTTCTTCTGCTGCATCTAGAAAGACAAAGGCAGAGGTGTCTGGTCTAGGAGCAGTGTCGAAGACTGGACCTTTGGTGGAGCCTCCATCTGATCTGAAGAAATTGATTAATAAGATTGTGGAGTTCATTCTGAAGAATGGGAAGCAGTTTGAGTCAACTCTTATGGAACAGGACAGCAAACATGGCAGATTCCCATTTCTCCTTCCAACCAACCAATATCATCCTTACTATCTAAAAATACTCCAGAAAGCTCAAGAG TCAAAAGTCCATGGATCAGAAAAAAGAGCTTTGAAGGAAAGTGATTCTCCCTCCAGGTCTGCAGGGTATGATCTGCCATATGTATCTGATAAGAAAGAGAAGTTTAAAATGGTGATTGGTAAATCCAAGAAGGAAATGCAGGACTCCCTGACCAAAACTTCAGAGCAAGAGGTTGGAGTCAATGTGGACGCTGCTGCTGCTGCCGCTATCCTTCACGCAGCCACTAGAGGTATCAAGAATCCCAATTTGAATATCATCTCAGGCTCATCTAAGAATGGTGATAGTCAGGGTCACAGCAGTGAGGGTGGCCAAGCCTCAAGTTTCCTCAATGTCCCTCCATTTAGTCAGAGGTCTGACCAGAGGATGAAAAATAGTGTTTCGATTCCAAAGGCGAAGGAAATCGCGAAGTCTGCTGCTGCAGAAGCTGCGAGTGAGGCAGACTCCTCTGAAGCACACTTGAGCAAAGAGCAGAAGCTGAAAGCAGAGAGGCTGAGAAGGGCAAAGATGTTTGTGGCCCTGATAAAAGGTGGAGCAGCTCCTGTGAAAAGAGATTCTTCACATGGAGGGTCAGTGGAACCACAGGAATCTGCCTTGTCAGGTTCCGGCACAGAGGTTAATGCTGCTACTAGAGAAAGAGAAGGCAGTGCAGCACCGTCAGAATTGACTGCTCTAGGGAGAGAAGGCAGTGCAGCTCTGTCAGAACTGACTGCTCTAGAGAGAGAAGGCAGTGCAGCTCCATTAATTAATAATGCGTCGAATGAAAATGAGAAATCTGAAATAAAACATAATGCTGAAGAGAATGAGCGGCGATCAAGAAGGAAATACCGGTCAAGATCTGATAGACCCGAAGAGGAGGATGAAGAGGAAGAGGGAGAGGAGGAGCAGCGGTCCAGAAAGAAGCACCGCTCTTCAAGagaagatgaagaggaagaaAGTGGAGATGTAAGGGATGATCGACGATCCAAAAAAAAGAAGCATTCACGACGTCATAGACACAAAGATGGTGGCAATGCATatgaggatgaagatgatgaagataAACGATCAAGAAAGAAGCACCGCAGACGGCATTCCTCTCCTGAATATGATAGTGATGAAGATGATAAACGATCAAGAAAGAAGCACCGCAGACGGCATTCCTCTCCTGAATATGATAGTGATGAAGATGATAAACGATCAAGAAAGAAGCACCGCAGACGGCATTCATCCCctgaatatgatgatgatgatgatgatgagcgaAGAGATGCTGAGAGACATCATAAGCATGGAAGGAAAAAGCATTCAAGTCATCGGCCTTCACGTGAAAATAAGAAAGATGATTATGAAGAGGATTATAATCATTCCAAGAAGAAAGATAGATCTCATAGAACCTCCCACCGGAGTAGAGATAGACGCAAACACATGATAAAGCATTCCAGTGATGATGAGTCTGAACATGAGCATAAGCGCCCAAACTCTTCAGATAATGAAAAGCAGCACTATGGCAGGGCCGATAAGATTGTAAAGGGGACCAAAGAAAGAGAAGAACTggccaaagaaagagaagaacTGGAAGAGGGTGAGATCGGTACCAAAGTGTCAGATCAATCAAGAGGAAGTCTGCGAGGTTCCGTCAGCAGAGAAGCTTCAGTGGATGTATCTAGTTCCCATCAAAGAGCCGCATCTCAGCATTCTGAATCTACTGAGATATCAGATGATCTTAGGGCCAAAATCCGTGCAATGTTAATGGCAACTAGGAAGTAG
- the LOC107786983 gene encoding uncharacterized protein LOC107786983 isoform X1, with the protein MDLEVVGRHALLFDDDAMAAFVNSGDALVEWNSLQIDRYDVRHLLSAPPPSRRRSHSSTSSNLVDASIQFELDHERYLDLPSPSDEPEMEEDEKSVDAGAYRAVGFSYGPTDDSADRKSSEVGQESSEFRPSFPVPESLLQCLPPTEKVHQIIARTALFVSKHGGQSEIVLRVKQGDNPTFGFLMPDHDLHAYFRFLVDHPELLQSGSDVKAQNEGGKDSNEQKEHDGRGGALSLLGSVYESGEDEELANGDDPGSKVTSATLDTLSATNVSSPLERADGSKEFEKDEKEKNERVSTNSFRSIKDKEKAAALKKNNLINASKSGIRTSMQKEDDGGSSAASRKTKAEVSGLGAVSKTGPLVEPPSDLKKLINKIVEFILKNGKQFESTLMEQDSKHGRFPFLLPTNQYHPYYLKILQKAQESKVHGSEKRALKESDSPSRSAGYDLPYVSDKKEKFKMVIGKSKKEMQDSLTKTSEQEVGVNVDAAAAAAILHAATRGIKNPNLNIISGSSKNGDSQGHSSEGGQASSFLNVPPFSQRSDQRMKNSVSIPKAKEIAKSAAAEAASEADSSEAHLSKEQKLKAERLRRAKMFVALIKGGAAPVKRDSSHGGSVEPQESALSGSGTEVNAATREREGSAAPSELTALGREGSAALSELTALEREGSAAPLINNASNENEKSEIKHNAEENERRSRRKYRSRSDRPEEEDEEEEGEEEQRSRKKHRSSREDEEEESGDVRDDRRSKKKKHSRRHRHKDGGNAYEDEDDEDKRSRKKHRRRHSSPEYDSDEDDKRSRKKHRRRHSSPEYDSDEDDKRSRKKHRRRHSSPEYDDDDDDERRDAERHHKHGRKKHSSHRPSRENKKDDYEEDYNHSKKKDRSHRTSHRSRDRRKHMIKHSSDDESEHEHKRPNSSDNEKQHYGRADKIVKGTKEREELAKEREELEEGEIGTKVSDQSRGSLRGSVSREASVDVSSSHQRAASQHSESTEISDDLRAKIRAMLMATRK; encoded by the exons ATGGATCTAGAGGTGGTGGGCCGCCATGCCCTCCTCTTCGACGACGACGCCATGGCGGCGTTCGTCAACTCCGGCGACGCTCTTGTCGAATGGAACTCTCTCCAAATTGATCGTTATGATGTCCGCCACCTTCTCTCCGCACCTCCACCTTCCCGCCGGCGGTCTCACTCTTCTACGTCTTCGAATCTCGTCGATGCTTCGATTCAGTTCGAGCTCGATCATGAACGTTACCTCGATCTTCCTTCGCCTTCAGATGAACCAG AAATGGAAGAAGACGAAAAGTCGGTGGATGCTGGTGCTTATCGTGCTGTTGGTTTCTCATATGGACCTACTGATGATTCTGCTGACAGAAAAAGTTCTGAGGTGGGCCAGGAAAGCTCCGAGTTTCGTCCCTCCTTTCCAGTGCCGGAAAGCCTACTTCAATGCTTG CCACCAACGGAAAAGGTACATCAGATAATTGCAAGGACTGCACTGTTTGTGAGCAAACATGGTGGGCAGTCAGAAATTGTTCTGAGGGTAAAGCAGGGAGACAATCCAACATTTGGGTTCTTAATGCCTGACCACGATCTTCATGCATACTTTAGGTTTCTTGTTGATCACCCTGAACTTTTACAATCTGGTAGTGATGTGAAAGCTCAAAATGAAGGAGGAAAGGATTCCAATGAGCAGAAGGAACATGATGGTCGTGGTGGTGCTTTATCTTTGCTTGGTTCTGTATATGAGTCCGGAGAGGACGAGGAGCTTGCGAATGGGGATGATCCTGGATCCAAAGTTACCAGTGCAACACTTGATACCTTGAGTGCCACAAATGTTTCCAGTCCTCTTGAAAGGGCTGATGGTTCCAAGGAATTTGAAAAAGATGAGAAAGAAAAAAACGAGAGAGTTTCTACAAATTCATTTCGTTCTATTAAAGATAAAGAAAAGGCTGCTGCACTGAAAAAGAATAATTTGATTAATGCTTCCAAAAGCGGAATTAGAACTAGCATGCAGAAGGAAGATGACGGTGGTTCTTCTGCTGCATCTAGAAAGACAAAGGCAGAGGTGTCTGGTCTAGGAGCAGTGTCGAAGACTGGACCTTTGGTGGAGCCTCCATCTGATCTGAAGAAATTGATTAATAAGATTGTGGAGTTCATTCTGAAGAATGGGAAGCAGTTTGAGTCAACTCTTATGGAACAGGACAGCAAACATGGCAGATTCCCATTTCTCCTTCCAACCAACCAATATCATCCTTACTATCTAAAAATACTCCAGAAAGCTCAAGAG TCAAAAGTCCATGGATCAGAAAAAAGAGCTTTGAAGGAAAGTGATTCTCCCTCCAGGTCTGCAGGGTATGATCTGCCATATGTATCTGATAAGAAAGAGAAGTTTAAAATGGTGATTGGTAAATCCAAGAAGGAAATGCAGGACTCCCTGACCAAAACTTCAGAGCAAGAGGTTGGAGTCAATGTGGACGCTGCTGCTGCTGCCGCTATCCTTCACGCAGCCACTAGAGGTATCAAGAATCCCAATTTGAATATCATCTCAGGCTCATCTAAGAATGGTGATAGTCAGGGTCACAGCAGTGAGGGTGGCCAAGCCTCAAGTTTCCTCAATGTCCCTCCATTTAGTCAGAGGTCTGACCAGAGGATGAAAAATAGTGTTTCGATTCCAAAGGCGAAGGAAATCGCGAAGTCTGCTGCTGCAGAAGCTGCGAGTGAGGCAGACTCCTCTGAAGCACACTTGAGCAAAGAGCAGAAGCTGAAAGCAGAGAGGCTGAGAAGGGCAAAGATGTTTGTGGCCCTGATAAAAGGTGGAGCAGCTCCTGTGAAAAGAGATTCTTCACATGGAGGGTCAGTGGAACCACAGGAATCTGCCTTGTCAGGTTCCGGCACAGAGGTTAATGCTGCTACTAGAGAAAGAGAAGGCAGTGCAGCACCGTCAGAATTGACTGCTCTAGGGAGAGAAGGCAGTGCAGCTCTGTCAGAACTGACTGCTCTAGAGAGAGAAGGCAGTGCAGCTCCATTAATTAATAATGCGTCGAATGAAAATGAGAAATCTGAAATAAAACATAATGCTGAAGAGAATGAGCGGCGATCAAGAAGGAAATACCGGTCAAGATCTGATAGACCCGAAGAGGAGGATGAAGAGGAAGAGGGAGAGGAGGAGCAGCGGTCCAGAAAGAAGCACCGCTCTTCAAGagaagatgaagaggaagaaAGTGGAGATGTAAGGGATGATCGACGATCCAAAAAAAAGAAGCATTCACGACGTCATAGACACAAAGATGGTGGCAATGCATatgaggatgaagatgatgaagataAACGATCAAGAAAGAAGCACCGCAGACGGCATTCCTCTCCTGAATATGATAGTGATGAAGATGATAAACGATCAAGAAAGAAGCACCGCAGACGGCATTCCTCTCCTGAATATGATAGTGATGAAGATGATAAACGATCAAGAAAGAAGCACCGCAGACGGCATTCATCCCctgaatatgatgatgatgatgatgatgagcgaAGAGATGCTGAGAGACATCATAAGCATGGAAGGAAAAAGCATTCAAGTCATCGGCCTTCACGTGAAAATAAGAAAGATGATTATGAAGAGGATTATAATCATTCCAAGAAGAAAGATAGATCTCATAGAACCTCCCACCGGAGTAGAGATAGACGCAAACACATGATAAAGCATTCCAGTGATGATGAGTCTGAACATGAGCATAAGCGCCCAAACTCTTCAGATAATGAAAAGCAGCACTATGGCAGGGCCGATAAGATTGTAAAGGGGACCAAAGAAAGAGAAGAACTggccaaagaaagagaagaacTGGAAGAGGGTGAGATCGGTACCAAAGTGTCAGATCAATCAAGAGGAAGTCTGCGAGGTTCCGTCAGCAGAGAAGCTTCAGTGGATGTATCTAGTTCCCATCAAAGAGCCGCATCTCAGCATTCTGAATCTACTGAGATATCAGATGATCTTAGGGCCAAAATCCGTGCAATGTTAATGGCAACTAGGAAGTAG